From the genome of Virgibacillus siamensis, one region includes:
- a CDS encoding OsmC family protein — protein sequence MANVTFASEVTWSGNGVLSTADVQGKKFNIDEPRELGGTDQAPNPVEYLLGALGGCINVLVTSFAKQFSVEVKDLSVHIEGDLDPDGFQGKNPNVRPGYQEIRYRIDIDSPSPDENVKALIEHVEKVCPVKDTLQGTAVKNLNYISAT from the coding sequence ATGGCAAACGTTACATTCGCATCTGAAGTAACATGGAGTGGAAATGGAGTTCTTTCAACGGCAGATGTGCAAGGAAAGAAATTTAATATTGATGAACCAAGAGAACTCGGTGGCACTGATCAGGCTCCAAATCCGGTGGAGTATTTGCTTGGCGCACTGGGAGGGTGCATCAATGTACTGGTAACTTCATTCGCGAAGCAATTTTCGGTTGAAGTAAAGGATCTTAGCGTACACATCGAAGGGGATCTCGATCCGGATGGTTTTCAAGGGAAAAACCCTAACGTTCGACCGGGATATCAGGAAATACGTTATCGAATTGACATCGATTCTCCATCCCCGGATGAAAACGTAAAGGCCTTAATTGAGCACGTTGAAAAAGTTTGTCCAGTCAAAGATACATTACAGGGAACTGCCGTAAAGAACCTGAATTATATAAGTGCCACCTGA
- a CDS encoding TraR/DksA family transcriptional regulator yields the protein MTLTNTQLNELKNDLLSMRKNLKEQDSAEQAVENDPDELNVADNHLADSAGAFVDRQQQIAESSLNEEQLTQVNEALERISDGSYGICVDTGKEIPFERLKAIPYTKRTVKAENSYRRQQNQTATAADDNTSKLLKPSGQMEDSRNRTLERIEKEHNTIERADDPSRFNEEPNDQTKW from the coding sequence GTGACACTGACAAATACGCAGTTAAATGAGTTAAAGAATGACCTTTTGAGTATGAGAAAAAACTTGAAGGAACAGGATTCTGCGGAACAGGCAGTCGAAAATGATCCAGACGAATTGAATGTTGCAGATAACCATCTTGCGGATTCCGCCGGGGCTTTTGTGGACCGCCAGCAGCAAATTGCGGAAAGCAGTTTAAATGAGGAGCAGTTAACCCAGGTAAATGAAGCACTGGAGCGAATAAGCGATGGCAGCTATGGTATCTGTGTGGACACTGGAAAGGAAATTCCATTTGAACGGTTGAAAGCAATTCCGTACACCAAACGAACTGTCAAGGCTGAAAATAGTTACAGAAGACAGCAGAATCAGACGGCAACAGCTGCAGACGACAATACCAGTAAGCTTCTAAAGCCAAGCGGTCAAATGGAAGACTCCAGAAACCGCACACTTGAACGAATTGAAAAGGAACACAATACAATTGAAAGAGCGGATGATCCATCCCGATTCAATGAAGAACCAAACGACCAGACTAAATGGTAA
- a CDS encoding LuxR C-terminal-related transcriptional regulator, translated as MKVVIVDDFPLIRIGLASALGLDDTFDIAGEAGSYEQAVELFAEVNPEIVLVGAQLADESRFDLITELMNQGTTCKFIILTSSTCELDFRRARELGVDGYLLKEAYPEELLHAIKVVSKGRKYYDPSVMDFVINAADHFAGEEYQEKLTPKEMEILIELGKGYSNRQISKSMFITEYTVKKHVSQILAKLALTDRTQAALYANAKGFVQYVIS; from the coding sequence ATGAAGGTAGTAATTGTTGATGATTTTCCATTAATCAGAATAGGATTGGCATCTGCACTGGGATTGGACGATACATTCGATATTGCCGGAGAAGCAGGGAGTTACGAACAAGCAGTGGAACTGTTTGCGGAAGTCAACCCGGAAATCGTATTGGTTGGCGCTCAATTGGCCGATGAATCCAGATTTGACCTGATAACGGAATTGATGAATCAGGGAACCACATGTAAATTTATCATTTTGACATCCTCTACATGTGAGTTGGACTTTCGGCGGGCACGAGAGCTGGGGGTGGATGGTTACCTTTTAAAAGAAGCTTATCCGGAAGAATTGCTTCATGCTATAAAGGTAGTCAGTAAAGGACGCAAATATTATGACCCCAGTGTAATGGATTTTGTGATCAACGCCGCGGACCATTTTGCCGGAGAAGAATATCAGGAAAAGCTGACTCCGAAGGAAATGGAAATATTAATTGAACTGGGTAAGGGGTATTCGAATAGACAAATTTCAAAGTCAATGTTCATAACAGAGTACACCGTAAAAAAACATGTCAGTCAAATACTAGCAAAACTTGCCCTCACCGACAGAACCCAAGCTGCCCTGTACGCCAACGCAAAAGGCTTCGTACAGTATGTAATCAGCTGA